A portion of the Brevundimonas pondensis genome contains these proteins:
- a CDS encoding acetyl-CoA acetyltransferase has translation MVYILGGWQSDFKRNWAREGLEIGDGFAEALRGGLDAVDMAPDEIEVGHVGNFVGDLFSGQGQLGGFFAMAEPAFDGLPTSRHEAACASGSIALLAAMADIESGRYGTAAVLGLEMMRNVPGETGAAYLGAAAWVGHEYQDARYVWPRAFSELTDEYDRRYGIDEAHLRRISQINFANARLNPRAQTRDYVFNDASFSADDEANPVIEGRVRKSDCGQVTDGAAMVVLASAERAADYARRRGVPLENLPRIKGWGHRSGPLSYQRKVEASAGGDYVFPQVKRAIDEARARAGLSLDGIDAVETHDCFAMTEYMAIDHLGLTAPGESWKAVEAGDIEIGGRLPINPSGGLIGCGHPVGATGVRMALDAFRQTTGTAGGCQVEGAKNVQTLNIGGSTTTTVSLVIGRD, from the coding sequence ATGGTCTATATCCTGGGCGGCTGGCAGTCCGACTTCAAACGCAACTGGGCCCGCGAGGGACTGGAGATCGGTGATGGCTTCGCCGAGGCTCTGCGCGGGGGTCTCGACGCCGTGGACATGGCGCCGGACGAAATCGAGGTCGGCCATGTCGGCAATTTCGTCGGTGACCTGTTCTCGGGCCAAGGGCAGCTGGGCGGCTTCTTCGCCATGGCCGAGCCGGCCTTCGACGGCCTGCCGACCTCGCGGCACGAAGCGGCCTGCGCCTCGGGCAGCATCGCCCTGCTGGCGGCGATGGCGGACATCGAGTCCGGGCGCTACGGAACCGCCGCCGTCCTGGGGCTGGAGATGATGCGCAACGTGCCGGGCGAGACGGGGGCCGCCTATCTGGGGGCCGCCGCCTGGGTGGGGCATGAGTATCAGGACGCGCGCTACGTCTGGCCGCGCGCCTTTTCCGAACTGACCGACGAATACGACCGCCGCTATGGCATCGACGAGGCGCATCTGCGCCGCATCTCGCAGATCAACTTCGCCAACGCCAGGCTGAACCCCAGGGCCCAGACGCGCGACTACGTCTTCAATGACGCCAGCTTTTCGGCCGACGATGAAGCCAATCCGGTGATCGAGGGGCGGGTGCGCAAGAGCGACTGCGGCCAGGTGACGGACGGCGCGGCCATGGTGGTTCTGGCCTCAGCCGAACGGGCGGCGGACTATGCCCGGCGACGCGGCGTGCCTCTGGAAAACCTGCCGCGCATCAAGGGCTGGGGCCATCGCTCGGGCCCGCTCAGCTATCAGCGCAAGGTCGAGGCCAGCGCCGGGGGCGACTACGTTTTCCCGCAGGTCAAACGCGCCATTGACGAGGCGCGGGCGCGGGCGGGTCTGTCGCTGGACGGGATCGACGCGGTCGAGACGCACGACTGCTTCGCCATGACCGAATACATGGCCATCGACCATCTGGGGCTGACCGCGCCGGGCGAGAGCTGGAAGGCGGTCGAGGCGGGCGACATCGAGATCGGCGGACGTCTGCCGATCAATCCGTCGGGCGGGCTGATCGGCTGCGGCCACCCGGTCGGCGCGACTGGGGTGCGGATGGCGCTGGACGCCTTTCGCCAGACGACCGGAACGGCGGGCGGCTGTCAGGTCGAGGGGGCGAAGAACGTCCAGACGCTGAATATCGGCGGCTCGACCACCACGACCGTCAGCCTGGTGATCGGCCGGGATTGA
- a CDS encoding NAD(P)H-dependent flavin oxidoreductase produces MTTAFPHPMRLPVISAPMFLVSGPELVIAACKAGIGGAFPTPNCRTVADLDAWMGQITDALNPGDGPWVANLITHSTNARLEEDLRLVAQYKPPIVITALGSPKPVMETVKGYGGLVFADVVNMALARKAADAGVDGLACISAGAGGHTGHLSPFAFVSAVREFFDGWLTIGGGIADGAGVAGAIAAGADMVYMGTRFLAAAESRAQDPYKQMIVDSGPDDLIVSSAITGTPASWLKPSLRAAGMDPDALGGPITRDYSGDAAHKRWRDIWAAGQGLQKINAVEPTAVVVDRLEAEYRAAAARFARLSAPRSVAA; encoded by the coding sequence ATGACCACCGCCTTCCCCCACCCGATGCGCCTGCCCGTGATTTCGGCGCCCATGTTCCTGGTCAGCGGGCCGGAACTGGTCATCGCCGCCTGCAAGGCCGGGATCGGCGGCGCCTTTCCCACGCCCAACTGCCGCACCGTCGCCGACCTGGACGCCTGGATGGGTCAGATCACCGACGCCTTGAACCCCGGCGACGGGCCGTGGGTCGCCAACCTGATCACCCACTCGACCAACGCCCGGCTCGAAGAAGACCTGAGGCTGGTGGCGCAGTACAAGCCGCCCATCGTCATTACCGCCCTGGGCTCGCCCAAGCCGGTGATGGAGACGGTCAAGGGCTATGGCGGCCTGGTCTTCGCCGACGTGGTCAACATGGCCCTGGCCAGGAAGGCCGCCGACGCGGGCGTCGACGGCCTGGCCTGCATCAGCGCCGGCGCGGGCGGCCACACCGGCCACCTGTCGCCCTTCGCCTTCGTCTCGGCGGTGCGCGAGTTCTTTGACGGCTGGCTGACCATCGGCGGCGGCATCGCCGACGGCGCGGGCGTGGCGGGCGCGATCGCGGCAGGCGCCGACATGGTCTACATGGGCACCCGCTTCCTGGCCGCCGCCGAGAGCCGGGCGCAGGACCCTTACAAGCAGATGATCGTCGACAGCGGCCCCGACGACCTGATCGTCTCCTCGGCCATCACCGGCACCCCGGCCTCCTGGCTGAAGCCCAGCCTGCGCGCGGCGGGCATGGACCCGGACGCCCTGGGCGGCCCGATCACCCGCGACTATTCCGGCGACGCGGCGCACAAGCGCTGGCGCGACATCTGGGCCGCCGGCCAGGGCCTGCAGAAGATCAACGCCGTCGAGCCCACGGCCGTCGTGGTGGACCGGCTGGAGGCGGAATACCGCGCCGCCGCCGCCCGCTTCGCCAGGTTGAGCGCTCCCCGGAGCGTCGCCGCATGA
- a CDS encoding AMP-binding protein, translating to MTALGQATVDAASETASWRAAPFRDAGLMPVDLEVRREADGAMVMRSRIPLAAHDWNLPRAFAAVAAREGAKTALARREPAQGGAWGLQSYAELKASMDAVTQWLLDHPRHTGGPLMVMGANSPVMAAFLFGALAAGVPTAPVSAHYALLGGDLGRLNHVIRSLKPSILLIEDARMAAAAIDALDLGEAVVITATPEALTRTSLPLTEVMATRPGPGVAASIEGLKPEQVAQFMMTSGSTGLPKVVPLSLRSIAANTAQAAQVIGEDYAWSGDLLGWMPWNHVAGAAVLRAVLLAGGAFHIDDGKPMPGLFEASIRNLRERPVRYYVNVPTGYAMLADALEADAELRRTFFSDLRVMVFGGAALNQSVSDRIQAMAVAETGHRIMLTSAYGATETTAGFMVVHQYTDRLGLGLPVPGVEVKLVPYDADRFEVRVRGPNVMGGYHEDAARTAEAFDAEGYYRMGDLATLTDRDDPTQGVFFAGRLADQFKLSTGSWVFGAQMRETVFQALAPLVAEVVLCDDNRPWLGVLAWPSPVGIKAVLGMEAGEALTSGALAQAVRERLTAHNASAHGASARIARLAFLTTPPDPNAHEVSDKATINRRAVIDNRGAQVEALYAEPAGPGVIVA from the coding sequence ATGACGGCTTTGGGACAGGCGACGGTGGACGCAGCTTCGGAAACGGCGTCGTGGCGAGCGGCGCCGTTCCGTGACGCCGGCCTGATGCCGGTTGATTTGGAGGTGCGGCGCGAGGCGGACGGGGCCATGGTGATGCGCTCGCGCATTCCCTTGGCCGCGCATGACTGGAACCTGCCGCGCGCCTTCGCCGCGGTGGCGGCGCGTGAAGGGGCAAAGACCGCCCTGGCCCGTCGCGAGCCGGCCCAGGGCGGCGCCTGGGGTTTGCAGAGCTATGCTGAACTGAAGGCCAGTATGGACGCCGTGACCCAGTGGCTGCTGGATCATCCGCGGCACACGGGCGGGCCGCTGATGGTTATGGGCGCCAACAGCCCGGTCATGGCGGCCTTCCTGTTCGGAGCCCTGGCGGCGGGCGTGCCGACGGCCCCGGTCAGCGCCCATTACGCCCTGCTGGGCGGCGACCTGGGGCGACTGAATCACGTCATCCGCAGCTTGAAGCCGTCGATCCTGCTGATCGAGGACGCCCGCATGGCCGCCGCCGCGATCGACGCCTTGGACCTGGGCGAAGCCGTGGTTATCACCGCCACGCCCGAGGCGCTGACGCGGACGAGCCTGCCCTTGACGGAGGTCATGGCCACGCGCCCCGGTCCCGGCGTGGCCGCGAGCATCGAGGGTCTGAAGCCGGAACAGGTCGCCCAGTTCATGATGACCTCCGGCTCGACAGGCCTGCCCAAAGTCGTGCCGCTGAGCCTGCGCTCCATCGCCGCCAATACGGCCCAGGCGGCCCAGGTGATCGGCGAGGACTACGCCTGGTCCGGCGACCTGCTGGGCTGGATGCCGTGGAACCATGTGGCCGGGGCGGCGGTGCTGAGGGCCGTGCTGCTGGCGGGCGGCGCCTTCCATATCGATGACGGCAAGCCCATGCCGGGCCTGTTCGAGGCGTCTATTCGCAACCTGCGCGAGCGGCCTGTGCGCTACTACGTCAACGTGCCCACCGGCTACGCCATGCTGGCCGACGCGCTGGAGGCGGACGCCGAACTGCGCCGGACCTTCTTCTCCGACCTGCGGGTCATGGTGTTCGGCGGCGCGGCTCTGAACCAGTCGGTCAGCGACCGGATACAGGCCATGGCGGTGGCGGAGACGGGCCATCGCATCATGCTGACCTCGGCCTATGGCGCGACCGAAACCACGGCGGGCTTCATGGTGGTGCACCAATATACCGACCGTCTGGGGCTGGGCCTGCCCGTGCCGGGGGTCGAGGTGAAGCTGGTCCCGTACGACGCCGACAGGTTCGAGGTGCGAGTGCGCGGCCCGAACGTCATGGGCGGCTACCATGAGGATGCGGCGCGGACGGCCGAGGCGTTCGACGCCGAGGGCTATTACCGCATGGGCGACCTGGCGACCCTGACGGATCGAGACGACCCGACCCAGGGCGTCTTCTTCGCCGGGCGGCTGGCGGATCAGTTCAAGCTGTCGACGGGCTCCTGGGTGTTTGGGGCGCAGATGCGCGAAACGGTCTTTCAGGCCCTGGCGCCGCTCGTCGCCGAGGTGGTGCTGTGCGACGACAACCGGCCGTGGCTTGGGGTTCTGGCCTGGCCGTCGCCCGTCGGGATCAAGGCTGTGCTGGGCATGGAGGCCGGCGAGGCCCTGACGTCGGGCGCCCTGGCGCAGGCGGTGCGCGAACGGCTGACCGCCCACAACGCCTCGGCTCACGGCGCCAGCGCCCGTATCGCGCGTCTGGCCTTCCTGACGACGCCGCCCGACCCGAACGCGCACGAAGTCTCCGATAAGGCGACGATCAACCGCCGCGCCGTCATCGACAACCGCGGGGCCCAGGTCGAGGCCCTCTACGCCGAGCCTGCCGGGCCGGGCGTCATCGTCGCCTGA
- a CDS encoding class I adenylate-forming enzyme family protein, with translation MIVVPEDRIRDFKARGWWGEDTLDDLFRRHVAAMPDAESVVDPINREAIMGGAPARLTWAEVEDRVARYVAVLHTVGVGRDDVVAVQLPNVIELGLIYLACIRLGAIITPAPVQYREHELAYIVAKTDTKAVVTAARIGKHAHAAMMLSVQADAPTLKAVLVAGGEAPAGTIDLDARASALDETEIEAGRAAARAANICADDIVTICWTSGTEAQPKGVPRSHNEWIIMGAGVADAADLQPGAVLLNPFPMVNMAGISTSFVSWLLLGGVLIQHQPFDLQIFLQQVRAEKIDYTVAPPAVLNLLLQNEALLEGVDFDRLRSIGSGSAPLSEWMVRTFFEKYGVQIVNYFGSNEGASFPSAQKDVPDAAERAVLFPRLGEGFRWKALLHDRIFTRLVDPETEQEITAVGVSGELRVKGATIFSGYWRSPEINARAFDADGWFRTGDLFELAGDQRQFYRFVGRLKDVIIRGGMNISSEEIEGHLMGHAAVADVAVVGAPDPNLGERLCAFVVFKPGQTADLGDINRFLTGDKHVAVYKQIERLEVIDILPRNPVGKVLKRDLRRSLGDHSGQLKSA, from the coding sequence ATGATCGTCGTGCCGGAGGACCGTATCCGCGACTTCAAGGCCAGGGGCTGGTGGGGCGAAGACACGCTGGACGACCTGTTCCGTCGTCACGTCGCCGCCATGCCGGACGCCGAATCCGTGGTCGACCCCATCAACCGCGAAGCCATCATGGGCGGCGCCCCGGCCCGCCTGACCTGGGCCGAGGTCGAGGACCGGGTCGCCCGCTACGTCGCCGTTCTACACACGGTCGGCGTCGGACGCGACGACGTGGTGGCGGTGCAACTGCCCAATGTCATCGAGCTGGGCCTGATCTACCTGGCCTGTATCCGCCTGGGCGCCATCATCACCCCCGCCCCGGTCCAGTACCGCGAGCACGAATTGGCCTATATCGTCGCCAAGACGGACACCAAGGCCGTGGTGACCGCCGCCCGCATCGGCAAGCACGCCCATGCCGCGATGATGCTGTCGGTCCAGGCGGACGCCCCCACCCTGAAAGCCGTTCTGGTGGCCGGCGGCGAGGCGCCCGCCGGAACCATCGACCTCGACGCCCGCGCATCGGCGTTGGACGAGACCGAGATCGAGGCCGGACGCGCGGCGGCCCGCGCCGCGAACATTTGCGCCGACGACATCGTCACCATCTGCTGGACCTCCGGCACCGAGGCCCAGCCCAAGGGCGTGCCGCGTAGCCACAATGAGTGGATCATCATGGGCGCGGGCGTGGCGGACGCCGCCGACCTGCAACCCGGCGCGGTGCTGCTGAACCCCTTTCCCATGGTCAATATGGCGGGCATCTCGACCAGCTTCGTCTCCTGGCTGCTGCTCGGCGGTGTTCTGATCCAGCATCAGCCGTTCGACCTGCAGATCTTCCTGCAACAGGTCCGCGCCGAGAAGATCGACTACACTGTCGCCCCGCCCGCCGTGCTGAACCTGCTGCTGCAGAACGAGGCCCTGCTCGAAGGTGTCGATTTCGACCGGCTGCGGTCCATCGGCTCAGGTTCGGCGCCCCTGTCGGAATGGATGGTCCGCACCTTCTTCGAGAAGTACGGCGTCCAGATCGTCAATTATTTCGGCTCCAACGAAGGCGCCTCCTTCCCCAGCGCCCAGAAAGACGTGCCGGATGCGGCCGAACGCGCCGTCCTGTTCCCGCGCCTGGGCGAAGGTTTCCGATGGAAGGCCCTGCTGCACGACCGCATCTTCACCCGCCTGGTCGATCCCGAGACGGAGCAGGAGATCACCGCGGTCGGGGTGTCTGGCGAGCTGCGGGTCAAGGGCGCGACCATCTTCTCGGGCTATTGGCGCTCGCCCGAAATCAACGCCCGGGCCTTTGACGCGGACGGCTGGTTCCGCACCGGCGACCTGTTCGAACTGGCGGGCGACCAACGACAGTTCTACCGCTTCGTCGGCCGCCTGAAGGACGTCATCATCCGGGGCGGGATGAATATCTCGTCCGAGGAAATCGAGGGTCATCTGATGGGCCACGCCGCCGTCGCCGATGTGGCCGTGGTGGGCGCTCCCGACCCCAACCTGGGCGAGCGTCTGTGCGCCTTCGTCGTCTTCAAGCCGGGTCAGACCGCCGACCTCGGCGACATCAACCGCTTCCTGACCGGCGACAAGCATGTCGCCGTCTACAAGCAGATCGAACGGCTGGAAGTCATCGACATCCTGCCGCGCAACCCCGTCGGCAAGGTGCTGAAACGCGACCTGCGCCGGTCCCTCGGCGACCACTCTGGACAGTTGAAATCCGCATGA
- a CDS encoding class I adenylate-forming enzyme family protein: MIRSPIRALYDALPDKRDRPALFDGDRVIRHGELVTQVEAAAADLIARGVTPGDRIGLCAANSADHVIAYLAILRTGAVWTPLNPRNGPRLNSLFQKRARLKLTLHDAASAEAMGETARPLELDDWRPAPVDPSTLPPISDDPDLAFALKFTGGSTGAPKGVLQSVRSGAAALRSLESFYDFGPDDVNLAVAPLTHGASHYILPVLAAGGAHVLLDRPEREAILGELKTRITTVFMPPTLIYLLMEEGRFGPGDFARLRHLTYSAAPMPPARIAEAIARFGPVLSTLYGQTEAPMTIASLSPAEMARPELRTSVGRLFPDTPVALLGADGEVRTAEAEGEILVHGDLAATVYLDDPAQTDAARHHGWLKTGDIGRLDADGYLYLLGRSKELIISGGYNIYPGEVEAALNAHPAVREACAFGVADDVWGERLEAVVALDDAAVAADALTAFVRETVGPVRTPKILHVVAALPRNPVGKVVRGEVKSLIYPAPQ; this comes from the coding sequence ATGATCCGCAGCCCGATCCGCGCCCTCTATGACGCCCTGCCCGACAAGCGCGATCGCCCGGCCCTGTTCGATGGCGACCGCGTCATCCGCCACGGCGAACTGGTCACACAGGTCGAGGCCGCCGCCGCCGATCTGATCGCGCGCGGCGTGACGCCTGGCGACCGGATCGGCCTGTGCGCCGCCAACAGCGCCGACCATGTCATCGCCTATCTGGCCATTCTGCGCACAGGCGCCGTCTGGACGCCGCTGAACCCGCGCAACGGGCCGCGCCTGAACAGCCTGTTCCAGAAGCGCGCCCGCCTGAAGCTGACCCTGCACGACGCTGCCTCCGCCGAGGCCATGGGCGAGACGGCCCGTCCTCTGGAGCTCGACGACTGGCGCCCGGCCCCGGTCGATCCGTCGACCCTGCCCCCGATTTCGGATGATCCCGACCTCGCTTTCGCCCTGAAGTTCACCGGCGGCTCGACCGGCGCGCCCAAGGGCGTGTTGCAGAGCGTCCGCAGCGGCGCCGCGGCGCTGCGTTCACTCGAGAGTTTCTACGACTTCGGCCCTGACGACGTGAACCTGGCTGTCGCGCCCCTGACGCACGGCGCCTCGCATTACATCCTGCCGGTGCTGGCGGCGGGCGGAGCCCATGTCCTGCTGGACAGGCCCGAGCGCGAGGCCATCCTGGGCGAACTGAAGACGCGGATCACCACCGTCTTCATGCCCCCGACCCTGATCTATCTGCTGATGGAGGAAGGTCGCTTCGGTCCCGGCGATTTCGCCCGGCTGCGCCACCTGACCTATTCCGCCGCCCCCATGCCGCCCGCGCGGATCGCCGAGGCCATCGCCCGGTTCGGCCCTGTGCTCTCGACCCTCTACGGCCAGACCGAAGCCCCCATGACCATCGCCAGCCTCTCGCCCGCCGAGATGGCGAGGCCCGAGTTGCGCACCTCGGTCGGACGGCTGTTCCCGGACACCCCGGTCGCCCTGCTGGGCGCCGACGGCGAGGTCAGAACAGCAGAGGCCGAAGGCGAAATCCTGGTCCATGGCGACCTGGCCGCCACCGTCTATCTGGACGATCCCGCACAGACCGACGCCGCCCGCCACCACGGCTGGCTGAAGACCGGCGACATCGGGCGGCTGGACGCGGACGGCTATCTGTATCTGCTGGGTCGCTCGAAAGAACTGATCATCAGCGGCGGCTACAACATCTATCCCGGCGAGGTGGAGGCGGCGCTGAACGCCCACCCGGCCGTGCGCGAGGCCTGCGCCTTCGGCGTCGCCGATGATGTCTGGGGCGAGCGGCTGGAAGCCGTGGTCGCCCTGGATGACGCCGCCGTCGCGGCCGACGCCCTGACCGCCTTCGTGCGCGAGACCGTCGGCCCTGTGCGCACCCCCAAGATCCTTCACGTCGTCGCCGCCCTGCCCCGCAACCCGGTGGGCAAGGTGGTGCGCGGCGAGGTGAAGTCACTGATCTATCCGGCGCCTCAATGA
- a CDS encoding PaaI family thioesterase: MIQPPVFALDPAQSGLELARRWIETVWPGGFVNRLAARPVDVAEGHMRVECDIDPGHSNFVGLVHGGVTAALVDIVGGGAAMTLLKPGEFLLSTDLSMRFLNAAPIGCGRLIAEGRAVYADPRKVVAEVTVSTPDGLTIAHGSAAIAIRTRRQDG; encoded by the coding sequence ATGATTCAGCCGCCCGTCTTCGCCCTCGATCCGGCGCAAAGCGGGCTGGAGCTGGCGCGGCGGTGGATCGAAACGGTCTGGCCGGGCGGTTTCGTCAACCGTCTGGCCGCCCGTCCGGTGGACGTGGCCGAGGGTCATATGCGGGTCGAGTGCGACATCGACCCCGGCCATTCCAACTTCGTCGGCCTGGTGCATGGCGGGGTGACGGCGGCCCTGGTCGATATCGTCGGCGGCGGCGCGGCCATGACCCTGCTGAAGCCGGGCGAGTTCCTGCTGTCCACCGACCTGTCGATGCGCTTTCTGAACGCCGCCCCCATCGGCTGCGGACGACTGATCGCCGAGGGTCGCGCCGTCTACGCCGACCCGCGCAAGGTGGTCGCCGAGGTCACGGTCTCTACGCCCGACGGCCTGACCATCGCCCACGGCTCGGCGGCCATCGCCATCCGCACCCGTCGTCAGGACGGCTGA